One part of the Vogesella sp. LIG4 genome encodes these proteins:
- the rpmA gene encoding 50S ribosomal protein L27 — protein sequence MAHKKAGGSSRNGRDSEAKRLGVKAYGGELIPAGSIIVRQRGTKFHAGENVGMGKDHTLFAKVDGYVAFAVKGAFNRKTVTVVPYTGVDAE from the coding sequence ATGGCACACAAGAAAGCAGGCGGTAGCTCCCGCAACGGCCGTGATTCCGAAGCCAAACGCCTGGGCGTGAAAGCCTACGGCGGCGAGCTGATTCCGGCAGGTTCCATCATCGTTCGTCAGCGCGGCACCAAGTTCCACGCTGGTGAGAACGTTGGCATGGGCAAAGATCACACCCTGTTCGCCAAGGTAGATGGCTACGTTGCATTCGCTGTTAAAGGCGCATTCAACCGCAAGACCGTTACCGTGGTACCGTACACCGGTGTAGACGCTGAGTAA
- a CDS encoding M48 family metallopeptidase encodes MSGKPYRQVLLFVMLGVLAQPAVADECDDALAGAEADWHAGRVAEVARKLHQNELACAAHARYNLVLGEALLAAGRAADAVMPLERAVALAPEEQGGWRALAQAWLQLGEGVPLPRQAQAAEGESWELGRTLHWQFGLEQTRGHDDNASQATAQPGIRVPALGDIRVILSPMSRRRGDSYWAHTLSADGQWLASPATALHLGLADARRNYDNLGVFSTEERNIAADVQHDGSYGNWQSGIQYDSLRQAGILVRQSVAGNVAWQPSPTLLLRPTFGLDLGGYRYQGGKQAPDGYVEKGMSVSGSLPLGPLATAWSLRSGRDFSTVRRADGDRDFLGLRWSASGALTQRIDWFGWVERTDSHYHDSNPAFLAERHDVLNGFTAGLGCAIYRGLSLRSQLSLSRQHSNIPLYDYQRTDMSLSLRYELGR; translated from the coding sequence ATGAGTGGTAAACCGTATCGCCAGGTGCTGCTGTTCGTCATGCTTGGTGTGCTGGCACAGCCGGCAGTGGCTGACGAATGTGATGACGCCCTGGCGGGCGCCGAGGCGGACTGGCATGCCGGCAGGGTGGCGGAGGTGGCGCGCAAGCTGCACCAGAATGAGCTGGCATGCGCTGCCCATGCGCGCTACAACCTGGTGCTGGGCGAGGCATTGCTGGCGGCCGGGCGGGCGGCAGATGCCGTGATGCCGCTGGAACGGGCGGTGGCGTTGGCGCCGGAAGAGCAAGGCGGCTGGCGTGCGCTGGCCCAGGCCTGGCTGCAGCTGGGTGAGGGCGTGCCGTTGCCGCGGCAGGCGCAGGCGGCAGAAGGCGAAAGCTGGGAGCTGGGGCGTACCCTGCACTGGCAATTTGGCCTGGAGCAGACGCGCGGGCACGACGACAATGCCTCCCAGGCGACGGCGCAGCCTGGTATCCGGGTGCCGGCATTGGGCGATATACGCGTGATACTGAGCCCGATGTCGCGCCGGCGTGGTGACAGCTACTGGGCGCATACCCTGAGTGCGGATGGCCAGTGGCTGGCATCGCCCGCCACCGCACTGCACCTGGGGCTGGCGGATGCCCGGCGCAACTACGACAACCTGGGTGTGTTCTCGACGGAAGAGCGCAATATCGCCGCCGATGTGCAGCATGACGGCAGCTATGGCAACTGGCAGTCCGGTATTCAGTACGACAGCCTGCGGCAAGCTGGGATACTGGTGCGCCAGTCGGTGGCCGGTAATGTGGCGTGGCAGCCATCACCGACTCTGCTCTTGCGGCCAACCTTCGGGCTGGACCTGGGCGGCTACCGCTACCAGGGGGGCAAGCAGGCGCCTGACGGCTATGTGGAAAAAGGCATGTCGGTCAGCGGCAGCCTGCCACTGGGGCCGCTGGCCACGGCCTGGTCGCTGCGTTCGGGGCGGGACTTCTCTACCGTGCGGCGGGCCGATGGCGACCGCGATTTTCTCGGCCTGCGCTGGTCGGCATCTGGCGCGCTTACCCAGCGAATCGACTGGTTCGGCTGGGTCGAGCGTACCGACAGCCACTATCACGACAGCAACCCGGCGTTTCTTGCCGAGCGGCATGATGTACTCAATGGCTTCACCGCCGGGCTGGGCTGCGCCATCTATCGCGGCCTCAGCCTGCGCAGCCAGCTGTCGCTGTCGCGACAGCATTCCAATATCCCGCTTTACGATTATCAGCGTACCGACATGAGTCTGAGCCTGCGCTATGAGCTGGGGCGTTGA
- the ispB gene encoding octaprenyl diphosphate synthase, whose amino-acid sequence MSNNPLFRTLIADDMQAVDQAIRTRLYSDVVLIRQVAEYIISAGGKRLRPVLTLMAGRALGYQGPHLHTLAAMIEFIHTATLLHDDVVDESDMRRGRETANAMFGNAASVLVGDFLYTRAFQMMVESGSMRILEVMATATNIIAEGEVLQLLNIGNVDVTEQQYLQVIQYKTAKLFEAATRVGAIVADATPEQEQALSDYGMHLGTAFQIIDDVLDYSGDAATIGKSLGDDLAEGKPTLPLIYTMRHGPADAAAVVRQSLEAASRDRFDEVLSAVQSCGALDYARSEAEKASAAAVAALAPLPEGEYKQALAEIATLSVARNA is encoded by the coding sequence ATGTCCAACAATCCGCTGTTCCGCACCCTGATTGCCGACGATATGCAAGCTGTCGACCAGGCAATCCGCACCCGCCTCTATTCCGACGTGGTACTCATCCGCCAGGTGGCCGAGTACATCATTTCCGCCGGTGGCAAGCGGTTGCGCCCGGTGCTGACGCTGATGGCCGGCCGCGCACTGGGCTACCAGGGCCCGCATCTGCACACCCTGGCGGCGATGATCGAGTTCATCCACACCGCCACCCTGCTGCACGACGACGTGGTGGACGAATCCGACATGCGCCGCGGCCGCGAAACCGCCAATGCCATGTTCGGCAATGCCGCCAGCGTGCTGGTGGGCGACTTCCTCTATACCCGCGCCTTCCAGATGATGGTGGAGAGCGGCAGCATGCGCATCCTGGAAGTAATGGCCACAGCCACCAACATCATCGCCGAAGGCGAGGTGCTGCAGCTCTTGAACATCGGCAACGTGGACGTGACCGAACAGCAGTATCTGCAGGTGATCCAGTACAAGACCGCCAAGCTGTTCGAGGCCGCCACCCGCGTGGGCGCCATCGTCGCCGACGCCACCCCGGAACAGGAACAGGCGCTGTCCGACTACGGCATGCACCTGGGCACCGCCTTCCAGATCATCGACGACGTACTGGACTACAGCGGCGACGCCGCCACCATCGGCAAGAGCCTGGGCGACGACCTGGCCGAAGGCAAACCCACCCTGCCGCTGATCTACACCATGCGCCACGGCCCGGCCGATGCCGCCGCCGTGGTGCGCCAGTCGCTGGAAGCCGCCAGCCGTGACCGTTTCGACGAAGTGCTGTCTGCGGTACAATCCTGCGGCGCGCTGGATTACGCCCGCAGCGAGGCCGAAAAGGCCTCCGCTGCCGCAGTGGCCGCGCTGGCGCCGCTGCCGGAAGGCGAATACAAGCAGGCGCTGGCGGAAATCGCCACCCTGTCGGTAGCGCGCAACGCCTGA
- the rplU gene encoding 50S ribosomal protein L21 — protein sequence MYAVVKTGGKQYKVAVGEKLKVEQIPADIDSQIVLEEVLMVVDGDQVSVGAPLVSGAKVQATVVAHGRGDKVRIFKMRRRKHYQKHQGHRQNYTEIRIDAISK from the coding sequence ATGTATGCGGTCGTAAAAACTGGCGGCAAACAGTACAAAGTTGCCGTTGGCGAAAAACTCAAAGTAGAACAGATACCTGCAGACATCGACAGCCAAATCGTACTGGAAGAAGTGCTGATGGTTGTAGACGGTGATCAGGTTTCCGTAGGTGCCCCGCTGGTATCCGGCGCTAAAGTGCAGGCTACCGTAGTTGCCCACGGTCGTGGCGATAAGGTACGTATCTTCAAGATGCGTCGCCGTAAGCACTACCAGAAGCACCAAGGTCACCGTCAGAACTACACCGAAATCCGCATCGACGCGATTTCCAAGTAA
- a CDS encoding DUF535 family protein, with protein sequence MLRTLLNATALYGQGQQGIARRCKFLLRALAQWPYSEHWFRYLQAQPELVTALPQQPQWLHKLQRPYLCAGYGTRTKLRLLRQHFELFLQRLPQPLRHSLLSRHAVFMAAVSGKSGMGYRVQLSVTHTMDKEGELMLTLQPETGGQRLATLAFSFGQDRQGRAQIYIGCLQGPSGQGGRDLFREVTKDLHGLMPKVLLMKSLYALARLMGIDTVLAVSNLAHVHNTAWRRYQSIQADYDAFWHSLGSTRLNARHFRLDTAGHERPLSEVPSSKRAQYQRRRALEHTIAEQFGRFWLTGPDRAMPASDPTTPPRPCCGPGLQAA encoded by the coding sequence ATGCTACGTACACTGCTGAATGCCACCGCGCTGTATGGCCAGGGGCAGCAAGGGATAGCCCGCCGCTGCAAATTCCTGCTGCGGGCGCTGGCCCAGTGGCCCTATTCCGAACACTGGTTCCGCTATTTGCAGGCGCAGCCGGAGTTGGTCACCGCCTTGCCACAGCAGCCACAGTGGCTGCACAAGCTGCAGCGCCCCTACCTGTGTGCCGGCTATGGCACGCGCACCAAGCTGCGCTTGCTGCGCCAGCACTTCGAATTGTTCCTGCAGCGTCTGCCCCAGCCACTGCGCCACAGCCTGCTCAGCCGGCACGCGGTTTTCATGGCTGCCGTCAGCGGCAAAAGCGGCATGGGCTACCGCGTCCAGCTATCCGTAACGCACACCATGGACAAGGAAGGCGAACTGATGCTCACGCTGCAGCCGGAAACCGGCGGGCAGCGCCTTGCCACACTGGCCTTTTCCTTCGGCCAGGACCGTCAGGGGCGGGCCCAGATTTACATCGGCTGCCTGCAGGGCCCCAGTGGCCAGGGCGGTCGCGACTTGTTCCGCGAGGTCACCAAGGATCTGCATGGCCTGATGCCCAAGGTGCTGCTGATGAAGTCGCTGTATGCACTGGCGCGGCTGATGGGCATCGACACGGTGCTGGCCGTCAGCAATCTGGCACATGTCCACAACACCGCCTGGCGGCGCTACCAGTCGATCCAGGCGGACTACGACGCTTTCTGGCACTCGCTGGGCAGCACCCGCCTGAATGCCCGGCATTTCCGGCTGGATACCGCGGGGCACGAACGCCCGCTGTCCGAAGTGCCCTCCAGCAAGCGGGCGCAATACCAGCGCCGGCGCGCACTCGAACACACCATTGCCGAGCAGTTCGGCCGGTTCTGGCTGACCGGCCCGGACAGGGCAATGCCCGCCAGCGACCCGACAACACCGCCACGGCCCTGTTGTGGCCCTGGGCTGCAGGCGGCCTAG
- a CDS encoding DUF6502 family protein — protein MLETSTPPKTERRFISTIEHMLRPLVRLLLDHGVGYPSLIEMLKATYVSVAERHFRLAEKAQTDSRISLLTGVHRKDVKRLRGDGRHSEADAPLAAQVLGRWTGDARFLDENKAPRVLPRLSRAGSELSFDALVQSINKDIRPRALLDEWLSVGVVTLDADDCVQLQLDSAVPSASRSDKLEFLGRNLHDHLAAVGANLRETPAPFMERCVFYDGLTPGQVAQLQAMATQRAMDTLLELNRTAQQMLASNGDSVEDSRRFNFGVYFFHEAADESER, from the coding sequence ATGCTTGAGACGAGCACTCCGCCCAAGACAGAACGGCGCTTCATCAGCACGATCGAGCACATGCTGCGGCCATTGGTCCGGCTGCTGCTCGACCATGGCGTGGGTTACCCATCGCTTATCGAAATGCTGAAAGCCACCTATGTGAGCGTGGCCGAGCGTCATTTCCGGCTGGCGGAAAAGGCGCAGACCGATAGCCGGATCAGCCTGTTGACCGGCGTGCACCGCAAGGACGTAAAGCGTTTGCGTGGCGATGGGCGGCACTCGGAGGCGGATGCGCCGCTGGCGGCCCAGGTATTGGGCCGCTGGACCGGCGATGCGCGTTTTCTCGACGAGAACAAGGCGCCGCGCGTGCTGCCGCGGCTTTCCCGTGCCGGCAGTGAGTTGTCGTTCGATGCGCTGGTGCAGTCGATCAACAAGGACATTCGTCCGCGGGCACTGCTGGACGAATGGTTGAGCGTTGGCGTCGTCACCCTGGATGCGGACGACTGCGTACAACTGCAGCTTGATAGCGCCGTGCCGTCGGCCAGCAGGAGCGACAAGCTCGAATTCCTTGGCCGTAACCTGCATGACCATCTTGCTGCCGTCGGCGCCAACCTGCGTGAAACACCGGCGCCCTTCATGGAGCGCTGCGTGTTCTACGACGGGCTTACTCCCGGGCAGGTGGCGCAACTGCAGGCCATGGCTACCCAGCGTGCCATGGACACCCTGCTGGAGCTGAACCGGACTGCCCAGCAGATGCTGGCCTCCAATGGCGATAGCGTCGAAGACAGCCGGCGCTTCAATTTCGGGGTCTACTTTTTTCACGAGGCAGCCGATGAATCCGAGCGCTAA
- a CDS encoding glycosyltransferase family 87 protein, producing MTRRRIFLLGFLALLLLGVGLSCVYRVAWSDIQRTDYTVYTAAGQALLNHGDLYSAQNVRGWKYVYPPPFALLMVPFARMSLASGALLWYLLEIAAIAAVSIMSVRLLPATVPDRHKDLLYGLPLASLCVILVSGAMRCQASVFMFALMVATFYLHFRGRPIAAGASLAGAILMKVFPAVLVAYFIWRRQWRVLLATAASLLVMGLLLPGLALGWRQNLHDDARWVEVVAAPALMSNHERASSTPLFEQLMDTTKPRNQSLEAMFLSAGLGAESSKRLVTLSGGLMLLAMLLASRRVQNRHDELALAGAFLSWSLLVPPISEAHYFGALILPLTVLLGRILYEATACSRQQRQLAILLCGGTMLAAMRLLSWERTETLRPLGLATLLVWGACLYSIMRHDKRHIWPEGPHKQSGAHTMYGY from the coding sequence ATGACCCGTCGTCGCATCTTTCTGCTCGGCTTTCTTGCCTTGCTGCTACTGGGGGTGGGGCTGTCCTGCGTCTACCGTGTGGCGTGGTCGGACATCCAGCGCACCGACTACACGGTCTACACCGCCGCGGGCCAGGCCCTGCTGAACCATGGCGACCTGTATTCGGCACAGAATGTCAGGGGGTGGAAATACGTCTACCCGCCACCGTTCGCCCTGCTGATGGTTCCCTTCGCCCGCATGTCGCTGGCGTCCGGCGCCCTGCTCTGGTACCTGCTGGAAATCGCGGCCATTGCCGCGGTGTCCATCATGTCGGTACGGCTGCTGCCCGCTACCGTGCCGGACCGGCACAAGGACCTGCTGTATGGCCTGCCGCTGGCATCGCTGTGCGTGATCCTGGTGTCCGGGGCGATGCGCTGCCAGGCTTCGGTATTCATGTTCGCCCTGATGGTGGCCACCTTCTACCTGCACTTTCGCGGCCGGCCGATCGCCGCCGGGGCCTCGCTGGCCGGGGCGATACTGATGAAAGTCTTTCCCGCCGTACTGGTGGCCTATTTTATCTGGCGCCGGCAATGGCGCGTCCTGCTGGCCACGGCGGCCAGCCTGCTGGTCATGGGCCTGCTGCTGCCCGGCCTGGCCCTGGGCTGGCGCCAGAATCTCCATGATGATGCGCGCTGGGTCGAAGTCGTTGCCGCACCGGCACTGATGTCCAACCACGAGCGCGCCAGCAGCACCCCGCTGTTCGAACAGCTGATGGATACCACCAAGCCCAGGAACCAGTCGCTGGAGGCGATGTTCCTGTCTGCCGGCCTCGGCGCGGAAAGCAGCAAGCGGCTGGTGACGCTCAGCGGCGGCCTGATGCTGCTGGCCATGCTGCTGGCGTCGCGGCGGGTGCAAAACCGCCATGACGAGCTGGCGCTTGCCGGCGCCTTTCTAAGCTGGAGCCTGCTGGTGCCGCCCATCTCCGAAGCCCACTATTTTGGCGCCCTGATCCTGCCCCTGACGGTGCTGCTCGGCCGGATTCTCTATGAGGCCACCGCCTGCAGCCGGCAACAACGGCAGCTGGCCATCCTGCTGTGCGGCGGCACCATGCTTGCGGCGATGCGGCTGCTGAGCTGGGAGCGTACGGAAACCCTGCGCCCGCTGGGCCTGGCCACCCTGCTCGTCTGGGGCGCCTGCCTCTACTCCATCATGCGGCACGACAAGCGCCACATCTGGCCAGAGGGGCCGCACAAGCAGTCCGGAGCCCACACCATGTACGGCTACTAA